Proteins from a genomic interval of Kitasatospora herbaricolor:
- a CDS encoding potassium channel family protein: protein MRVAIAGAGAVGRSIAGELLENGHEVLLIDKNPNSISVERVPMAEWLLADACEITSLDEAALQRCHVVIAATGDDKVNMVVSLLAKTEYGVPRVVARVNNPKNEWLFNESWGVDVAVSTPRLMSALVEEAVSVGDLVRLMRFSQGNANLVELTLAADTELVGTRVGDVEWPQDTALVTIIREGRVLVPSGDDTLEGGDELLFVAAQEREEELENLLLTGGGAGTG, encoded by the coding sequence ATGCGGGTCGCAATTGCCGGGGCCGGTGCCGTCGGCCGCTCGATCGCGGGCGAGCTGCTGGAGAACGGCCACGAGGTCCTGCTGATCGACAAGAACCCGAACTCCATCTCGGTGGAGCGGGTGCCGATGGCCGAGTGGCTGCTGGCGGACGCCTGCGAGATCACCTCGCTGGACGAGGCCGCCCTGCAGCGCTGCCACGTGGTGATCGCCGCGACCGGCGACGACAAGGTCAACATGGTCGTCTCGCTGCTGGCGAAGACCGAGTACGGCGTTCCCCGGGTGGTCGCCCGGGTGAACAACCCGAAGAACGAGTGGCTCTTCAACGAGTCCTGGGGCGTGGACGTCGCGGTGTCGACGCCGCGCCTGATGTCGGCCCTGGTCGAGGAGGCCGTCAGCGTCGGTGACCTGGTCCGGCTGATGCGCTTCAGCCAGGGCAACGCCAACCTGGTCGAGCTGACCCTGGCCGCCGACACCGAGCTGGTGGGCACCCGGGTCGGCGACGTGGAGTGGCCGCAGGACACCGCGCTGGTGACCATCATCCGCGAGGGCCGGGTCCTGGTGCCCAGTGGCGACGACACCCTGGAGGGCGGCGACGAGCTGCTCTTCGTCGCCGCCCAGGAGCGCGAGGAGGAGCTGGAGAACCTGCTGCTGACCGGCGGCGGGGCCGGCACCGGCTGA
- a CDS encoding DUF3159 domain-containing protein, whose product MSVSNLPGGDPAAQLDLAKPAEASGHPYERSAGGPGLDGPAAPESAEEVAAREAAASREAADTVMQAFGGVRGMIDMTLPGLVFIITYNITHQVSTAAWAALGLSALFVVVRLFKRETIQHAFSGVFGVAIGAWISMKTGKAENFYLPGLLWSVGYCLGLAVSALVRWPLIGVMLGPVTGEMFTWRTQNPGRLAAYTKATWAWVVIMGIKPVILFPLYFTGNVNLLGWLKVALGIPPMLLAMYITWQILLKAPPPIKAVVEDE is encoded by the coding sequence ATGAGCGTGAGCAACCTGCCCGGCGGCGACCCCGCCGCCCAGCTCGACCTGGCCAAACCCGCCGAGGCGAGCGGTCACCCCTACGAGCGTTCCGCCGGGGGGCCCGGCCTCGACGGTCCCGCCGCCCCGGAGAGCGCGGAGGAGGTGGCGGCCCGTGAGGCGGCGGCCTCCCGGGAGGCCGCGGACACGGTGATGCAGGCCTTCGGCGGCGTCCGCGGCATGATCGACATGACGCTGCCCGGCCTGGTCTTCATCATCACGTACAACATCACCCACCAGGTCTCCACCGCCGCTTGGGCGGCACTGGGCCTGAGCGCGCTCTTCGTGGTGGTCCGGCTGTTCAAGCGCGAGACCATCCAGCACGCCTTCAGCGGCGTCTTCGGCGTGGCGATCGGCGCCTGGATCTCGATGAAGACCGGCAAGGCCGAGAACTTCTACCTCCCGGGCCTGCTCTGGAGCGTCGGCTACTGCCTGGGCCTGGCGGTGTCGGCGCTCGTCCGCTGGCCCCTGATCGGGGTGATGCTCGGCCCGGTCACCGGCGAGATGTTCACCTGGCGGACCCAGAACCCGGGCCGGCTCGCCGCGTACACCAAGGCCACCTGGGCCTGGGTGGTGATCATGGGCATCAAGCCGGTGATCCTCTTCCCGCTGTACTTCACCGGCAACGTGAACCTGCTCGGCTGGCTGAAGGTGGCGCTCGGCATCCCCCCGATGCTGCTGGCGATGTACATCACCTGGCAGATCCTGCTGAAGGCGCCGCCGCCGATCAAGGCCGTCGTCGAGGACGAGTAG
- a CDS encoding response regulator: MTRVLVVDDEPQIVRALVINLKARKYEVDAAHDGASALELAAARHPDVVVLDLGLPDMDGVEVIKGLRGWTRVPIIVLSARHASDEKVEALDAGADDYVTKPFGMDELLARMRAAVRRAEPVTGEDDSMVVTDGFTVDLAAKKVNRGGTDVRLTPTEWHLLEVLVRNAGRLVSQTQLLQEVWGPAYRTETNYLRVYLAQLRRKLEADPSHPRHFITEPGMGYRFEA; this comes from the coding sequence ATGACCCGGGTCCTCGTCGTGGACGACGAACCTCAGATCGTCCGCGCGCTGGTGATCAACCTCAAGGCCCGCAAGTACGAGGTCGACGCGGCCCACGACGGCGCGAGCGCGCTGGAACTCGCGGCCGCCCGGCACCCCGACGTGGTCGTGCTCGACCTGGGTCTGCCGGACATGGACGGCGTCGAGGTGATCAAGGGCCTGCGCGGCTGGACCCGCGTCCCGATCATCGTGCTCTCCGCCCGGCACGCCTCCGACGAGAAGGTCGAGGCACTGGACGCCGGCGCCGACGACTACGTCACCAAGCCCTTCGGCATGGACGAACTGCTCGCCCGGATGCGGGCGGCCGTCCGCCGGGCCGAGCCGGTCACCGGCGAGGACGACTCGATGGTGGTCACCGACGGGTTCACCGTCGACCTGGCGGCGAAGAAGGTCAACCGGGGCGGCACCGACGTACGCCTCACGCCGACCGAGTGGCACCTGCTGGAGGTGCTCGTCCGCAACGCCGGCCGGCTGGTCAGCCAGACCCAGCTGCTCCAGGAGGTGTGGGGACCGGCCTACCGCACCGAGACCAACTACCTGCGGGTCTACCTCGCCCAGCTGCGCCGCAAGCTGGAGGCAGACCCCTCGCACCCGCGGCACTTCATCACCGAGCCGGGCATGGGATACCGCTTCGAGGCCTGA
- a CDS encoding TauD/TfdA dioxygenase family protein has translation MTSTFEIRKVGGRIGAEILGVDTAAELDPDTVEQLNAALVEHKALFFRGQQLDDDGQTRFAANFGTLTTAHPTVPALDGQPNVLAVDSEDGGRANRWHTDVTFVRTPPKASTLRSLIVPPYGGNTLIANTQTAYQDLPEQLREFADRLWAVHTNDYDYAQGKELDAADQERRRVFTARTYRTAHPVVRVHPESGERGLFIGGFAQSVVGLPSAESHDLLRSLQAYVTRPENVVRWRWELGDVVLFDNRATQHYAPDDYDDLPRRLHRVTVAGDVPVGVTGESSQVLEGDDASHYTA, from the coding sequence ATGACCAGCACCTTCGAGATCCGCAAGGTCGGCGGCCGGATCGGCGCCGAGATCCTCGGCGTCGACACCGCCGCCGAACTCGACCCGGACACCGTCGAGCAGCTCAACGCCGCCCTGGTGGAGCACAAGGCGCTCTTCTTCCGCGGCCAGCAGCTGGACGACGACGGCCAGACCCGCTTCGCCGCCAACTTCGGCACCCTCACCACGGCGCACCCGACCGTCCCCGCGCTCGACGGGCAGCCGAACGTGCTGGCGGTGGACAGCGAGGACGGCGGCCGGGCCAACCGCTGGCACACCGACGTCACCTTCGTCCGCACGCCGCCGAAGGCCAGCACCCTGCGCAGCCTGATCGTCCCGCCGTACGGCGGCAACACGCTGATCGCCAACACCCAGACCGCGTACCAGGACCTGCCGGAGCAGCTGCGCGAGTTCGCCGACCGGCTCTGGGCCGTGCACACCAACGACTACGACTACGCGCAGGGCAAGGAGCTGGACGCGGCGGACCAGGAGCGCCGCCGGGTCTTCACCGCCCGCACGTACCGCACCGCCCACCCGGTGGTGCGGGTGCACCCGGAGAGCGGTGAGCGCGGGCTGTTCATCGGGGGCTTCGCGCAGTCGGTCGTCGGCCTGCCGAGCGCCGAGTCGCACGATCTGCTGCGCAGCCTGCAGGCGTACGTCACGCGGCCCGAGAACGTGGTCCGCTGGCGCTGGGAGCTCGGGGACGTGGTGCTCTTCGACAACCGCGCCACCCAGCACTACGCGCCGGACGACTACGACGACCTGCCGCGTCGCCTGCACCGGGTCACCGTGGCCGGTGACGTCCCGGTGGGCGTCACGGGGGAGTCCAGCCAGGTGCTGGAGGGTGACGACGCCTCGCACTACACCGCCTGA
- a CDS encoding LLM class flavin-dependent oxidoreductase, whose product MPENAAERQLHFNLFLMGVGHHEAAWRHPRTDPSAAGDVAHFQRLARAAEAASFDSVFLADGVEARSDGGWGLISHFEPFTLLTALAAVTTRIGLIGTVSTGFSEPYNLARQFASLDHISHGRAGWNIVTSAGDRAAQNFGRSANQDHAVRYERAAEFLDVVTALWDSWEDDALLLDRASGAFAAPGRVHDIDHVGKHFQVRGPLNIPRSPQGHPLLVQAGSSDNGRAFAARWAEAVFTAQQTLAEGQAFYGDLKRQAAEAGRDPAQVKILPGVVPVLGSTEAEARALDEELDALISPARAVGVLSTVLGVDLTDHPLDEPLPPLPPVTAINGAKSRFELIRDLAERDRLTLRQLVGRLGGGRGHQVVVGTPEQLADHIGTWFTQGAADGFNIMPPVLPGGLDDFVEQVVPILRARGLFREGYTGSTLREHYGLPRPAGRYATA is encoded by the coding sequence ATGCCCGAGAACGCCGCCGAGCGCCAACTCCACTTCAACCTCTTCCTGATGGGCGTCGGCCACCACGAGGCCGCCTGGCGCCACCCCCGCACCGACCCGTCCGCCGCCGGGGACGTCGCGCACTTCCAGCGGCTCGCCCGAGCCGCCGAGGCGGCCTCCTTCGACTCGGTGTTCCTCGCCGACGGCGTCGAGGCCCGATCCGACGGCGGCTGGGGCCTGATCAGCCACTTCGAACCGTTCACCCTGCTCACCGCGCTGGCCGCGGTGACCACCCGGATCGGCCTGATCGGCACCGTCTCCACCGGCTTCTCCGAGCCCTACAACCTGGCCCGCCAGTTCGCCTCGCTGGACCACATCAGCCACGGGCGGGCCGGCTGGAACATCGTCACCTCGGCCGGCGACCGCGCCGCCCAGAACTTCGGCCGCAGCGCCAACCAGGACCACGCCGTACGGTACGAGCGGGCCGCCGAGTTCCTGGACGTGGTCACCGCGCTGTGGGACAGCTGGGAGGACGACGCGCTGCTGCTGGACCGCGCGAGCGGGGCGTTCGCCGCCCCCGGCCGGGTGCACGACATCGACCACGTCGGCAAGCACTTCCAGGTGCGCGGGCCGCTGAACATCCCGCGCAGCCCGCAGGGGCACCCGCTGCTCGTGCAGGCCGGCTCCTCCGACAACGGCAGGGCCTTCGCCGCCCGCTGGGCGGAGGCGGTGTTCACCGCGCAGCAGACCCTGGCGGAGGGGCAGGCCTTCTACGGCGATCTCAAGCGGCAGGCCGCCGAGGCCGGCCGCGACCCGGCACAGGTGAAGATCCTGCCCGGCGTCGTCCCCGTGCTCGGCTCCACCGAGGCCGAGGCCCGCGCCCTCGACGAGGAGCTGGACGCCCTGATCAGCCCGGCCCGGGCGGTCGGCGTGCTCTCCACCGTCCTCGGCGTCGACCTCACCGACCACCCGCTGGACGAGCCGCTGCCACCGCTGCCGCCGGTCACCGCGATCAACGGCGCCAAGAGCCGCTTCGAGCTGATCCGCGACCTCGCCGAGCGCGACCGGCTGACCCTGCGCCAACTCGTCGGGCGGCTCGGCGGCGGCCGCGGCCACCAGGTCGTGGTCGGCACCCCCGAGCAGCTCGCCGACCACATCGGGACCTGGTTCACCCAGGGCGCGGCCGACGGCTTCAACATCATGCCGCCCGTCCTGCCCGGCGGCCTCGACGACTTCGTCGAGCAGGTGGTGCCGATCCTGCGGGCACGCGGCCTGTTCCGCGAGGGCTACACCGGCAGCACCCTGCGCGAGCACTACGGCCTGCCGCGCCCGGCCGGGCGGTACGCCACGGCATGA
- a CDS encoding ROK family transcriptional regulator, which translates to MLSLVAPPTHGRTPLPTEGGGAGAVLRAVLAGGPLTRSAVGRATGLSPAAVSRHTADLTGLGLLRELPPPDGPPRAGRPQLPLDIDTRHHLTCGVHIGVPWLTFALLDLRGRVVAHERLPRRGDAAAVLGTIRAYLPGFLARRAAGHSLLGLGVVTGGWVDSESGSVVAHGPLGWHDVPVRDILADATRLPVHVDSHARALAQAELLFGAGSTATELVQLFVGNVVDAAIATGGSVLRGRRSRAGDIGHLAVPGSTEPCSCGRTGCLQATVADRTLARRAHALGLIPGPDFDLLLELTGTGNPAAIRLFEERLRLVAPAAGLLLDVLNPEVLVVSEAGLSVAPCLRPYLAEQIRLHSNAAPEQFVTATAFGVEVLAVAACAGVLDSVYQRPMELRTAGRATARTMR; encoded by the coding sequence ATGCTCTCCCTGGTCGCACCGCCCACGCACGGCAGGACCCCGCTGCCCACCGAGGGCGGCGGGGCCGGGGCCGTGCTGCGCGCGGTACTGGCCGGCGGCCCGCTGACCCGCAGCGCGGTCGGCCGGGCCACCGGCCTCAGCCCGGCCGCCGTCTCCCGGCACACCGCCGACCTCACCGGGCTCGGGCTGCTGCGCGAACTCCCCCCGCCGGACGGGCCGCCCAGGGCGGGCCGCCCGCAGCTGCCGCTGGACATCGACACCCGTCACCACCTCACCTGCGGCGTGCACATCGGCGTGCCCTGGCTCACCTTCGCCCTGCTGGACCTGCGCGGACGGGTGGTCGCCCACGAGCGACTGCCCCGGCGCGGGGACGCCGCCGCCGTCCTCGGCACCATCCGGGCCTACCTGCCGGGCTTCCTGGCCCGCCGGGCCGCCGGCCACTCCCTGCTCGGCCTCGGCGTGGTCACCGGCGGCTGGGTGGACTCCGAGAGCGGCAGCGTCGTCGCCCACGGCCCGCTCGGCTGGCACGACGTCCCCGTCCGCGACATCCTGGCCGACGCCACCCGGCTGCCGGTGCACGTCGACAGCCACGCCCGGGCACTGGCCCAGGCGGAGCTGCTGTTCGGCGCCGGCAGCACGGCCACCGAACTGGTCCAGCTCTTCGTCGGCAACGTCGTCGACGCGGCCATCGCCACCGGCGGCAGCGTGCTGCGCGGGCGCCGCTCCCGCGCCGGCGACATCGGCCACCTCGCCGTACCCGGCTCCACCGAGCCCTGCTCCTGCGGGCGCACCGGCTGCCTCCAGGCCACCGTCGCGGACCGGACCCTCGCCCGCCGGGCCCACGCCCTCGGCCTGATCCCCGGCCCCGACTTCGACCTGCTGCTGGAACTGACCGGCACCGGGAACCCCGCCGCGATCCGGCTCTTCGAGGAGCGGCTGCGGCTCGTCGCGCCCGCCGCCGGCCTGCTGCTGGACGTCCTCAACCCCGAGGTCCTGGTGGTCAGTGAAGCCGGCCTGTCGGTCGCCCCCTGCCTGCGCCCGTACCTGGCCGAGCAGATCCGGCTGCACTCCAACGCCGCACCCGAACAGTTCGTCACCGCGACCGCGTTCGGTGTCGAGGTGCTGGCGGTGGCGGCCTGCGCCGGGGTGCTCGACAGCGTCTACCAGCGGCCGATGGAACTGCGGACGGCCGGGCGCGCGACCGCCCGGACGATGCGTTGA
- a CDS encoding 4Fe-4S dicluster domain-containing protein yields the protein MIELVSPERCIACDRCIRVCPTDVFERGADGIPSIARQDDCQTCFQCEANCPVDALFVSPYTHPQPQDPAVHDERRLADAGLLGSYRAQIGWGRGRTPGALRAIGPAFGPAASATPITS from the coding sequence GTGATCGAACTCGTCTCCCCGGAGCGCTGCATCGCCTGCGACCGGTGCATCAGGGTCTGTCCGACCGACGTCTTCGAGCGGGGCGCGGACGGCATCCCGTCGATCGCCCGGCAGGACGACTGCCAGACCTGCTTCCAGTGCGAGGCCAACTGCCCGGTGGACGCGCTGTTCGTCTCCCCGTACACCCACCCGCAGCCGCAGGACCCGGCCGTCCACGACGAGCGGCGGCTGGCCGACGCCGGGCTGCTCGGCAGTTACCGCGCGCAGATCGGCTGGGGCCGGGGCCGGACCCCGGGCGCGCTGCGCGCGATCGGCCCGGCCTTCGGGCCGGCCGCCTCGGCCACTCCCATCACCTCCTGA
- a CDS encoding ATP-binding protein, translating into MGRGRLRIYLGAAPGVGKTYAMLAEAHRRAGRGTDVVAGFVEHHGREHTLARAEGLEFVPRRELVHRGAVFTEMDLDAVLARRPQVALVDELAHSNVPGSRNAKRWQDVEELLAAGVDVVSTVNIQHLESLGDVVEGITGVRQRETVPDDVVRRADQIELVDMSPQALRRRLAHGNVYAPEKIDAALSNYFRPGNLTALRELALLWTADRVDEYLQTYRAEQGIQGTWQTRERIVVGLTGGPEGATLIRRAARIAARGSGGELLAVHITRSDGLAGAGSPQALIEQRALLESLGGTFHTVLGEDPAAGLLDFARGVNATQVVLGSSRRKAWQYVYGPGVGATVTRDSGDIDVHIVTHEHAAKGRGRVPIRRVTDLGRRRAVAGWLIGVAGPLLLALLLTHVNGLGLSTDMLLFLTVTVCAALVGGLFPAIASALVGSSALNYWFTPPTHTFSISEPQNILAVAIFTAVGIAVASVVDLAARRTHQAARSQTEAQTLSALAGTVLRGAPTGEGVLTALLDQVRETFQQDSAALLERTDEHSPWHRTAASGPHPPDRPEQADVDVPVGEHLALVLAGRVLPAEDRRLLGAFAAQAAVLLERRRLAGEAAAARREAEGNRIRTALLAAVSHDLRTPLAGIKAAVSSLRSEDVEWDEADEAELLAGIEEGADRLDHLINNLLDMSRLQTGTVTPLIQETDLDEVVPFALAGVPPDSVRLDVPESLPMIFADAGLLERSLANLIENAVKYSPAGVRVYVRADALHPVGGAARMELRIVDRGPGVPEEAKERIFAPFQRYGDAPRGAGVGLGLAVARGFVEAMDGTVAAEDTPGGGLTMVVTLPAVERPPEPASWPGAGPAVRAAPAVAGAARDPDGAPHESRA; encoded by the coding sequence ATGGGACGCGGCAGGCTGCGGATCTACCTCGGGGCCGCCCCCGGGGTGGGGAAGACCTACGCCATGCTCGCCGAGGCGCACCGCCGGGCCGGGCGCGGCACCGACGTGGTGGCCGGCTTCGTGGAGCACCACGGCCGGGAGCACACGCTGGCCCGGGCCGAGGGCCTGGAGTTCGTCCCGCGCCGGGAGCTGGTGCACCGGGGCGCCGTCTTCACCGAGATGGACCTGGACGCCGTGCTGGCCCGCCGTCCGCAGGTCGCGCTGGTCGACGAGCTCGCGCACAGCAACGTCCCCGGCAGCCGCAACGCCAAGCGCTGGCAGGACGTGGAGGAGTTGCTGGCGGCCGGGGTGGACGTCGTCTCGACGGTCAACATCCAGCACCTGGAGTCGCTCGGCGACGTGGTCGAGGGCATCACCGGCGTGCGCCAGCGGGAGACCGTCCCGGACGACGTGGTGCGGCGGGCCGACCAGATCGAGCTGGTGGACATGTCGCCGCAGGCGTTGCGCCGCCGGCTGGCGCACGGCAACGTCTACGCGCCGGAGAAGATCGACGCCGCGCTCTCCAACTACTTCCGGCCCGGCAACCTCACCGCGCTGCGGGAGCTGGCCCTGCTCTGGACGGCCGACCGGGTCGACGAGTACCTGCAGACCTACCGGGCCGAGCAGGGCATACAGGGCACCTGGCAGACCCGGGAGCGGATCGTGGTCGGCCTGACCGGCGGGCCGGAGGGCGCGACGCTGATCCGGCGCGCCGCCCGGATCGCCGCGCGCGGGTCCGGTGGCGAGCTGCTCGCCGTGCACATCACCCGCTCGGACGGACTGGCCGGCGCCGGGTCCCCGCAGGCGCTGATCGAACAGCGGGCCCTGCTGGAGAGCCTCGGCGGCACCTTCCACACGGTGCTCGGTGAGGACCCGGCGGCCGGGCTGCTGGACTTCGCGCGGGGCGTCAACGCCACCCAGGTGGTGCTCGGCTCCAGTCGCCGCAAGGCCTGGCAGTACGTCTACGGTCCCGGGGTGGGTGCCACCGTCACCCGGGACAGCGGCGACATCGACGTCCACATCGTGACCCACGAGCACGCCGCGAAGGGGCGCGGGCGCGTCCCGATCCGCCGGGTCACCGATCTCGGGCGCCGGCGCGCGGTGGCCGGCTGGCTGATCGGGGTGGCCGGCCCGCTGCTGCTGGCCCTGCTGCTGACCCATGTGAACGGGCTCGGGCTCTCCACCGACATGCTGCTGTTCCTGACGGTCACGGTGTGCGCCGCGCTGGTCGGCGGGCTGTTCCCGGCGATCGCCTCGGCGCTGGTCGGCTCCTCGGCGCTGAACTACTGGTTCACGCCGCCGACCCACACCTTCTCGATCAGCGAGCCGCAGAACATCCTGGCGGTGGCGATCTTCACGGCGGTGGGCATCGCCGTGGCCTCGGTGGTGGACCTGGCGGCCCGCCGCACCCACCAGGCGGCCCGTAGCCAGACCGAGGCGCAGACCCTCAGCGCCCTGGCCGGGACGGTGCTGCGCGGCGCGCCCACCGGCGAGGGCGTGCTCACCGCGCTGCTGGACCAGGTCAGGGAGACCTTCCAGCAGGACTCCGCCGCCCTGCTGGAGCGGACGGACGAGCACAGCCCGTGGCACCGCACCGCCGCGAGCGGCCCGCACCCGCCGGACCGGCCGGAGCAGGCCGACGTGGACGTGCCGGTCGGTGAGCACCTGGCGCTCGTCCTGGCCGGCCGGGTGCTGCCCGCCGAGGACCGCCGGCTGCTCGGCGCGTTCGCCGCCCAGGCCGCCGTCCTGCTGGAGCGCCGCCGGCTCGCGGGGGAGGCCGCCGCCGCCCGCCGGGAGGCCGAGGGCAACCGGATCCGCACGGCCCTGCTGGCGGCCGTCTCGCACGACCTGCGCACCCCGCTGGCCGGCATCAAGGCGGCCGTCAGCTCCTTGCGGTCCGAGGACGTGGAGTGGGACGAGGCGGACGAGGCGGAGCTGCTGGCCGGCATCGAGGAGGGGGCCGACCGGCTGGACCACCTGATCAACAACCTGCTCGACATGAGCCGGCTGCAGACCGGCACCGTCACCCCGCTCATCCAGGAGACCGACCTCGACGAGGTCGTGCCCTTCGCCCTGGCCGGCGTGCCGCCGGACTCGGTGCGGCTGGACGTCCCGGAGTCGCTGCCGATGATCTTCGCGGACGCCGGCCTGCTGGAGCGCTCGCTGGCCAACCTGATCGAGAACGCCGTCAAGTACAGCCCGGCGGGGGTGCGGGTGTACGTCCGGGCGGACGCACTGCACCCGGTGGGCGGCGCGGCCCGGATGGAGCTGCGGATCGTCGACCGCGGCCCGGGCGTCCCGGAGGAGGCCAAGGAGCGGATCTTCGCTCCCTTCCAGCGCTACGGCGACGCCCCGCGCGGCGCCGGCGTCGGGCTCGGCCTCGCCGTGGCCCGGGGCTTCGTGGAGGCGATGGACGGCACCGTGGCCGCCGAGGACACCCCGGGCGGCGGGCTCACCATGGTGGTCACCCTGCCGGCTGTGGAGCGCCCTCCCGAGCCGGCCTCCTGGCCGGGTGCGGGCCCCGCGGTGCGGGCCGCCCCCGCGGTCGCCGGGGCGGCCCGGGACCCGGACGGGGCGCCGCACGAGTCCCGGGCGTGA
- a CDS encoding OB-fold nucleic acid binding domain-containing protein — translation MSGDISSDQPQGRFRRMLSRLTSSTEELQAEELRQESAAESGCTPIASCSDRALVTVAGTLRTVTLRPRAGVPALEAELFDGTEALDVVWLGRRSIAGIEPGRRLVASGRISHARGRRVLFNPRYELRPVGHGSE, via the coding sequence ATGAGTGGTGACATCAGCAGCGACCAGCCGCAGGGCCGCTTCCGCCGCATGCTCAGCCGGTTGACCTCCTCCACCGAGGAGCTCCAGGCCGAGGAACTGCGGCAGGAGAGCGCGGCGGAGTCGGGCTGCACTCCGATCGCCAGTTGCAGTGACCGCGCACTGGTCACCGTGGCGGGCACCCTGCGCACCGTGACGCTCCGCCCCCGGGCCGGCGTGCCCGCGCTGGAGGCGGAACTCTTCGACGGCACCGAGGCCCTCGACGTGGTCTGGCTCGGCCGGCGCTCCATCGCGGGCATAGAACCGGGCCGCCGGCTCGTCGCCAGTGGCCGGATCAGCCACGCACGCGGGCGCCGCGTGCTGTTCAACCCCCGCTACGAGCTGCGTCCGGTAGGACACGGGAGCGAATGA
- a CDS encoding FAD-dependent oxidoreductase, translated as MSTQRDFAADVLVVGGGPAATWAALDAARAGADVVLADKGYCGTSGSTAAGGTGVWYVEPEPALREAAMASREALGGHLADRRWMARVLDQTYANMNELARTRSYPFPAGPDGRQLRNGLQGPEYMRRMRIRVRRAGVRILDHSPVTELLTAADGSVAGAAGHRRQAGHPFLVRAGAVVLATGGCAFLSKALGTDTNTGDGALYAAEVGAELSGMEFSNAYGIAPEHTSVTKTAFYAYATFTTGDGAALEGAASQGGRSVIARTLLAGEKVYCRLDRADEAARRAMRLAQPNFFLTFDRLGIDPFTDRFAVTLLAEGTVRGTGGIRIAGDDCRTTVPGLFAAGDAATREEICGGFTGGGSHNAAWAMSSGTWAGRGAAGYARALGPGAHRRTLAPAGRAGLRPTGVPGGTPVGDARDIVAAVQREVLPYDKNYLRHGDGLTGALTVLDDTWARLRAGLRATGADAVRARQAAALAANARWMYRSALARTESRGMARRLDHPDQDPAQHHRIATGGLDEVWTRPLARATEAAA; from the coding sequence GTGAGTACGCAACGGGATTTCGCGGCCGACGTCCTGGTGGTCGGGGGCGGTCCGGCGGCCACCTGGGCGGCACTGGACGCGGCCCGCGCGGGCGCGGACGTCGTCCTGGCCGACAAGGGGTACTGCGGGACCAGCGGCTCGACGGCGGCCGGCGGCACCGGCGTCTGGTACGTGGAACCGGAGCCGGCGCTGCGCGAGGCGGCGATGGCGAGCCGGGAGGCGCTGGGCGGCCACCTGGCCGACCGGCGCTGGATGGCCAGGGTCCTCGACCAGACCTACGCCAACATGAACGAGTTGGCCCGGACGAGGAGTTATCCCTTCCCGGCCGGTCCGGACGGCCGCCAGCTGCGGAACGGCCTGCAGGGCCCCGAGTACATGCGCCGGATGCGGATCCGGGTGCGGCGCGCGGGTGTCCGCATCCTCGACCACAGCCCCGTGACCGAACTGCTCACCGCCGCCGACGGGTCGGTCGCCGGCGCGGCGGGCCACCGCCGGCAGGCCGGGCACCCCTTCCTGGTGCGGGCGGGCGCCGTGGTGCTCGCCACCGGGGGCTGCGCGTTCCTCAGCAAGGCGCTCGGCACCGACACCAACACCGGGGACGGCGCCCTGTACGCGGCGGAGGTGGGCGCCGAGCTCTCCGGGATGGAGTTCTCCAACGCCTACGGCATCGCGCCGGAGCACACCTCGGTCACCAAGACCGCCTTCTACGCGTACGCCACGTTCACCACCGGGGACGGCGCCGCGCTGGAGGGTGCCGCCAGTCAGGGCGGCCGCTCGGTGATCGCCCGTACGCTGCTGGCCGGGGAGAAGGTGTACTGCCGGCTGGACCGCGCCGACGAGGCGGCCCGCCGCGCGATGCGCCTGGCCCAGCCGAACTTCTTCCTGACCTTCGACCGGCTCGGCATCGACCCGTTCACCGACCGCTTCGCCGTCACCCTGCTCGCCGAGGGGACGGTGCGCGGCACCGGTGGCATCCGGATCGCCGGCGACGACTGCCGCACCACCGTCCCCGGCCTGTTCGCGGCCGGCGACGCCGCCACCCGGGAGGAGATCTGCGGGGGGTTCACCGGCGGTGGCAGCCACAACGCGGCCTGGGCGATGTCCTCGGGCACCTGGGCCGGGCGGGGCGCCGCCGGGTACGCCCGCGCGCTCGGGCCCGGCGCCCACCGCCGCACGCTCGCCCCGGCCGGCCGGGCCGGGCTGCGTCCGACCGGCGTGCCCGGCGGCACGCCGGTCGGGGACGCCCGGGACATCGTCGCGGCGGTCCAGCGCGAGGTGCTCCCGTACGACAAGAACTACCTGCGGCACGGGGACGGCCTCACCGGGGCGCTCACCGTGCTGGACGACACCTGGGCGAGGCTGCGGGCCGGGCTGCGGGCCACCGGTGCGGACGCGGTCCGGGCCCGGCAGGCGGCGGCGCTCGCCGCGAACGCCCGCTGGATGTACCGCTCCGCGCTGGCCCGTACCGAATCCCGGGGGATGGCCCGCCGGCTCGACCACCCCGACCAGGATCCGGCGCAGCACCACCGGATCGCCACCGGCGGGCTGGACGAGGTCTGGACCCGCCCGCTCGCCCGAGCCACGGAGGCCGCCGCGTGA